A DNA window from Ranitomeya imitator isolate aRanImi1 chromosome 2, aRanImi1.pri, whole genome shotgun sequence contains the following coding sequences:
- the LOC138666469 gene encoding gastrula zinc finger protein XlCGF17.1-like → MWEMFWEKPFSCSECGKCFTQKPNFVKHQRAHTVEKPFSCSECWKSFKHKSDFVMHQRTHTGENPFSCSECGKCLNRYQILLKLTLNKHQRSHTGEKTFPCSECWKCFN, encoded by the exons atgtgggaaatgtttt gggagaagcctttttcatgttcagaatgtgggaaatgttttacacagaaaccaaactttgttaagcaccagagagctcacacagtggagaaacctttttcctgttcagaatgttggaaaagTTTTAAGcataaatcagattttgttatgcaccagagaacccacacaggggagaaccctttttcatgttcagaatgtgggaaatgcttaaaCAGATATCAGATTTTGTTA aaattaactcttaataaacatcagaggagtcacacaggggagaagacttttccatgttcagaatgcTGGAAATGTTTTAACTAA